Sequence from the Herbaspirillum sp. meg3 genome:
TGCGCTGGCTGGGTGAGTCACAGCATCAGGCTGAGTTCGTCGATGCCGCCTGTGCCGTCTCGGCACCGCTCGATCTGGCCGGTGGCGGTGAGGCATTGGCGCATGGCTTTAACCGGATTTACACCCACGTTTTCCTGCGCACCATGCGCACCAAGTCGCTGGTGAAACTCGTTCAATTCCCCGGACTGTTCAATCGAGATGCGCTGATGCAGGCGCGCGACCTCTATACCTTCGACAACATCATTACGGCGCCACTGCACGGTTACCGCAACACGGATGATTATTGGGATCGCGCCAGCGCCAAACATATCCTGCACGACATCACCGTGCCGACACTGGTCTTGAACGCGAAAAACGATCCTTTCCTGCCGGCGCGCTATCTGCCGCAAAGTGCAGCAGCATGCGTCAAACTGGAATATCCTGAAGAAGGCGGCCATGTCGGTTTCGCCGCTGGTGCGCCACCGGGCAACCTCGGCTGGCTGCCACAGCGCATGCTGCATTTCTTCGAAGGTAAATAGCGTATGGATGACATCGTCCTGCAAGCCATGGCCAAATGGCCGAACGTGCCGCACTGTTTCGGCTGGCTGATGCTGGACGCGCGCGGCAACTGGCGCATGCGCGACGAACGCGCGCAACATCTCAACCGGCCGGGCGACAAGATCAATCATCCGACACTACTGGGTTTTATCAATCGCAACTACACGCACGATGCAGAGGGCCGCTGGTATTTTCAAAACGGGCCGCAGCGCGTGTATGTCGATCTGGAAATCACGCCCTTTGTCGTACGCACTGATCCGGCTGCGGGTTTTGTCTTGCACACAGGAGAGACCTTGGCTGCGCCGTCTCAGGCATGGCTGACAGAGGACGGACGCTTGCTGTTGGTGACGGGAGAA
This genomic interval carries:
- a CDS encoding YheT family hydrolase; translation: MQYSPPRWLPGGNLQTIYPSTFIAKPQVRFRRERWDTPDADFIDVDFVDGKPGQPLVVLFHGLEGSSDSHYSRACMAAVAARGWSGVVPHFRGCSGEINLAPRFYHSGDSAELDWILRRLLNHRSTIGAAKFYAAGVSLGANALLRWLGESQHQAEFVDAACAVSAPLDLAGGGEALAHGFNRIYTHVFLRTMRTKSLVKLVQFPGLFNRDALMQARDLYTFDNIITAPLHGYRNTDDYWDRASAKHILHDITVPTLVLNAKNDPFLPARYLPQSAAACVKLEYPEEGGHVGFAAGAPPGNLGWLPQRMLHFFEGK
- a CDS encoding DUF2946 family protein, encoding MDDIVLQAMAKWPNVPHCFGWLMLDARGNWRMRDERAQHLNRPGDKINHPTLLGFINRNYTHDAEGRWYFQNGPQRVYVDLEITPFVVRTDPAAGFVLHTGETLAAPSQAWLTEDGRLLLVTGEIVAALDDRDAADVFATLTLKGVPASDEQIMEWLEGKHRGALSLPYAGQTLALQWTASENLAERFGFITQPRTAGETKASV